The following coding sequences are from one Pseudonocardia sp. HH130630-07 window:
- a CDS encoding GNAT family N-acetyltransferase — protein MTTVRRLGPDDWESARAVRLASVRDAFGERSEFYREQCALAEPAWRRVLAEHARFGAFDDDTPVGTACWRPQGDGEGLLYGMWVDPGARGTGLAAELVDAVVRVAREHGHRRLALKVEPGNARARALYRRTGFRDDPAGSEGLVVMVRELPG, from the coding sequence GTGACGACGGTGCGGCGGCTCGGGCCGGACGACTGGGAGTCGGCGCGTGCGGTCCGCCTCGCGTCCGTACGGGACGCCTTCGGCGAGCGCAGCGAGTTCTACCGCGAGCAGTGCGCACTGGCGGAACCGGCCTGGCGCCGGGTGCTCGCCGAACACGCCCGGTTCGGCGCGTTCGACGACGACACGCCGGTCGGGACCGCCTGCTGGCGCCCGCAGGGCGACGGCGAGGGCCTGCTCTACGGGATGTGGGTCGATCCCGGCGCGCGGGGCACCGGGCTGGCCGCCGAGCTGGTCGACGCCGTCGTCCGGGTCGCACGGGAGCACGGGCACCGGCGGCTGGCGCTCAAGGTCGAGCCCGGCAACGCGCGGGCCCGGGCGCTCTACCGGCGCACCGGGTTCCGGGACGACCCGGCCGGCTCCGAGGGGCTCGTCGTGATGGTGCGGGAGCTGCCCGGCTGA
- a CDS encoding sugar ABC transporter substrate-binding protein — translation MKMREAGRRPRLRRAFAAAGLGLLLAVAGCGQNSAGGDQEAPAGDAGGAGGLKVGVILPETDTSARWEGFDKPMLDKALRAQGLDPDIQNAQGDEQKFSTLADGMISSGVKVMIIASISGDGGNAVAEKAKAQGIPVIDYDRLNLGGVSDYYVSFDNEKVGELQGQGLIQGVGAKPGAQIIQIEGAPTDNNATLYTQGQLKALQPKYDSGEYKLVQNQPIDKWDNQVAGTTFEQILTGNGGKVDGVAVANDGMAGSVVTVLAKYGLNGKVPVTGQDATADGLAAILRGDQYMTVFKPIQEEADAAAKLAGALAKGDTAGADAVATQTVNDPDGNRDVKSVLLEPQLITKDNVKTVTDAGYIKAADICTGANAQACGQLGIQ, via the coding sequence ATGAAGATGCGGGAAGCGGGGCGTCGTCCCCGGCTGCGGCGGGCGTTCGCGGCGGCGGGCCTCGGTCTGCTGCTCGCGGTCGCGGGATGCGGCCAGAACAGCGCCGGCGGCGACCAGGAGGCCCCGGCGGGTGACGCCGGCGGCGCGGGCGGGCTCAAGGTCGGGGTGATCCTCCCCGAGACCGACACGTCGGCCCGCTGGGAGGGCTTCGACAAGCCCATGCTGGACAAGGCGCTGCGGGCCCAGGGGCTCGATCCGGACATCCAGAACGCCCAGGGGGACGAGCAGAAGTTCTCCACGCTGGCCGACGGGATGATCTCCAGCGGGGTCAAGGTCATGATCATCGCCTCGATCAGCGGCGACGGCGGCAACGCCGTCGCGGAGAAGGCCAAGGCGCAGGGGATCCCGGTCATCGACTACGACCGGCTCAACCTGGGCGGGGTCAGCGACTACTACGTCTCGTTCGACAACGAGAAGGTCGGCGAGCTGCAGGGCCAGGGCCTGATCCAGGGCGTCGGCGCCAAGCCGGGCGCGCAGATCATCCAGATCGAGGGCGCACCGACCGACAACAACGCCACCCTCTACACCCAGGGCCAGCTCAAGGCGCTGCAGCCGAAGTACGACTCCGGCGAGTACAAGCTGGTCCAGAACCAGCCGATCGACAAGTGGGACAACCAGGTCGCCGGGACCACGTTCGAGCAGATCCTGACCGGCAACGGCGGCAAGGTCGACGGCGTGGCCGTCGCCAACGACGGCATGGCCGGATCGGTCGTCACGGTGCTCGCGAAGTACGGCCTCAACGGCAAGGTCCCGGTCACCGGCCAGGACGCCACCGCCGACGGTCTCGCCGCGATCCTGCGCGGCGACCAGTACATGACGGTGTTCAAGCCGATCCAGGAGGAGGCCGACGCGGCGGCGAAGCTGGCCGGAGCGCTGGCGAAGGGTGACACCGCGGGTGCCGACGCCGTCGCCACCCAGACGGTGAACGACCCGGACGGCAACCGGGACGTGAAGTCCGTGCTGCTCGAGCCGCAGCTGATCACCAAGGACAACGTCAAGACGGTCACCGACGCCGGTTACATCAAGGCCGCCGACATCTGCACCGGCGCGAACGCGCAGGCCTGCGGCCAGCTCGGCATCCAGTAA
- a CDS encoding HAD-IA family hydrolase encodes MDAVLFDMDGTLVGSDAAVARTWAAWGREYGVSPAALDAVEHGVPSDVTVRLLRPDLDGPAHAAAVARMLDLECADLDDVHALPGAHELLAALDAAGVPWAVVTSAERRLAVARLTAAGIAAPVLVARDDIVRGKPDPEGYLAGAAALGVDPRRCLVVEDAEAGLAAGRAAGARTAALRGLDGDLRPADLHELAGLLGLGAAQPGSSRTITTSPSEPAGSSRNPVRR; translated from the coding sequence GTGGACGCGGTGCTCTTCGACATGGACGGCACGCTGGTCGGGTCGGACGCGGCGGTGGCGCGGACCTGGGCGGCCTGGGGGCGTGAGTACGGGGTGTCACCGGCCGCGCTCGACGCTGTGGAGCACGGCGTCCCGAGCGACGTCACGGTGCGGTTGCTCCGGCCCGACCTGGACGGCCCGGCGCACGCCGCCGCGGTCGCGCGGATGCTCGACCTGGAGTGCGCCGACCTCGACGACGTGCACGCGCTGCCCGGCGCGCACGAGCTGCTCGCGGCGCTCGACGCGGCCGGCGTCCCGTGGGCCGTGGTGACCAGTGCCGAGCGCCGGCTGGCCGTCGCCCGGCTCACCGCGGCCGGGATCGCGGCACCGGTCCTCGTCGCCCGTGACGACATCGTGCGCGGCAAGCCCGATCCCGAGGGCTACCTCGCCGGCGCCGCGGCGCTGGGTGTGGACCCGCGGCGCTGTCTCGTCGTCGAGGACGCGGAGGCGGGACTCGCCGCGGGCCGGGCGGCGGGGGCGCGTACCGCGGCCTTGCGCGGCCTGGACGGCGACCTGCGTCCCGCCGACCTGCACGAGCTCGCCGGGCTGCTGGGGCTCGGCGCCGCTCAGCCGGGCAGCTCCCGCACCATCACGACGAGCCCCTCGGAGCCGGCCGGGTCGTCCCGGAACCCGGTGCGCCGGTAG
- a CDS encoding ABC transporter ATP-binding protein, translating to MKVSVRDLSVSYGDLPVLSGLSLDVAAGEFVSVLGPSGCGKSTLFGALAGILDGASAAGSVQVDGGPVRGAPFGLMPQQDLLFPWRTVLDNTTLGLEVAGVGRREARERARALFAPFGLDGFEGARPAELSGGMRQRAALLRTVVGGREVLLLDEPFGALDALTRTGMQEWLETVRARYGWTTLLITHDVREAAFLSDRVLVLSARPATVLREIAVDLPRPRTREMLTDPRLAAVEAELLATLRG from the coding sequence GTGAAGGTGTCGGTGCGGGACCTGTCGGTGTCCTACGGTGATCTGCCCGTGCTGTCGGGGCTGTCGCTCGACGTCGCGGCGGGGGAGTTCGTCTCGGTGCTCGGCCCGTCCGGGTGCGGCAAGTCGACGCTGTTCGGGGCGCTGGCCGGGATCCTGGACGGCGCATCGGCCGCCGGGTCCGTCCAGGTGGACGGCGGCCCGGTGCGCGGCGCGCCGTTCGGGCTGATGCCGCAGCAGGACCTGCTGTTCCCGTGGCGGACGGTGCTGGACAACACCACCCTCGGCCTGGAGGTCGCCGGGGTGGGCCGGCGGGAGGCCCGGGAGCGGGCCAGGGCGCTGTTCGCCCCGTTCGGGCTGGACGGCTTCGAGGGGGCGCGCCCGGCCGAGCTGTCCGGCGGGATGCGGCAGCGGGCCGCGCTGCTCCGCACGGTCGTCGGCGGGCGGGAGGTGCTGCTGCTCGACGAGCCGTTCGGTGCGCTGGACGCGCTGACCCGCACCGGGATGCAGGAGTGGCTGGAGACGGTCCGGGCCCGCTACGGCTGGACGACGCTGCTGATCACGCACGACGTCCGGGAGGCCGCGTTCCTGTCCGACCGGGTGCTCGTGCTGTCCGCGCGGCCGGCGACGGTGCTGCGTGAGATCGCGGTGGACCTGCCGCGGCCGCGGACCCGCGAGATGCTCACGGACCCGCGGCTGGCCGCGGTCGAGGCGGAGCTGCTGGCGACGCTGCGCGGCTGA
- a CDS encoding ROK family protein yields the protein MTTPTGTRPDDARRHNRTALLRRLHVDGPSTRATLAGELGLNRSTIKAVVDGLADTGLVTEAVPAQRSGAGRPSLLVLPEPQAAVVLAVDVRVDQVALAMVGIGGQVLGRHSWNLHRTTRLPGEVITHLVESAELLRDELGVSEHGVGVSVPGVVRRSDGFVHEAPNLGWRDVGLGTRLASVLGRPVQVANDAESGALAEHLRGVGRDVPDMVYLSADVGVGGGVVSGGRPLRGTGGYVGELGHLLVRPDGRDCFCGSRGCWETEVGEPALCRALGLPEDTARGVLIAELRSLAGVPGRAEELLGGFAGWMAAGLVTVVNVLAPELLVLGNLFGALPAPVVDRVRCEVERRSMVSRAAGGTRIAVSPLGRDGALVGAAELAFEPVLEAV from the coding sequence GTGACGACCCCGACCGGAACCCGCCCGGACGACGCGCGCCGGCACAACCGGACCGCGCTGCTGCGCCGGCTGCACGTCGACGGACCCAGTACCCGGGCCACCCTGGCCGGCGAGCTCGGGCTCAACCGCAGCACGATCAAGGCGGTGGTGGACGGGCTCGCCGACACCGGCCTGGTCACCGAGGCGGTGCCGGCGCAGCGGTCCGGGGCGGGCCGGCCGTCGCTGCTCGTGCTCCCGGAGCCGCAGGCCGCGGTGGTGCTCGCCGTCGACGTGCGGGTGGACCAGGTCGCGCTGGCGATGGTCGGGATCGGCGGGCAGGTGCTCGGGCGGCACAGCTGGAACCTGCACCGGACCACCCGGCTGCCCGGCGAGGTGATCACCCATCTCGTCGAGTCCGCCGAGCTGCTGCGCGACGAGCTCGGGGTCTCCGAGCACGGCGTCGGGGTGTCGGTGCCCGGGGTGGTGCGCCGCTCCGACGGCTTCGTGCACGAGGCCCCGAACCTGGGCTGGCGCGACGTCGGGCTCGGGACCCGGCTCGCGTCCGTGCTGGGCCGCCCGGTGCAGGTCGCGAACGACGCCGAGTCCGGTGCGCTGGCTGAGCACCTGCGCGGGGTGGGGCGCGACGTGCCCGACATGGTCTACCTGTCGGCCGACGTCGGGGTGGGCGGCGGCGTCGTCTCCGGCGGACGGCCGTTGCGCGGTACCGGCGGCTACGTCGGGGAGCTGGGGCACCTGCTCGTCCGTCCGGACGGGCGGGACTGCTTCTGCGGGTCCCGCGGCTGCTGGGAGACCGAGGTCGGGGAGCCGGCGCTGTGCCGGGCGCTCGGCCTGCCCGAGGACACCGCCCGCGGGGTGCTGATCGCCGAGCTGCGTTCGCTCGCCGGGGTGCCCGGCCGGGCCGAGGAGCTGCTCGGCGGGTTCGCCGGGTGGATGGCGGCCGGGCTGGTGACGGTGGTCAACGTGCTGGCCCCGGAGCTGCTCGTGCTCGGCAACCTGTTCGGCGCGCTGCCCGCGCCGGTGGTCGACCGGGTCCGCTGCGAGGTGGAGCGGCGCAGCATGGTGAGCCGGGCGGCGGGCGGGACCCGGATCGCGGTGTCCCCGCTCGGCCGGGACGGCGCGCTCGTAGGAGCGGCCGAGCTGGCCTTCGAACCCGTCCTGGAGGCCGTCTGA
- a CDS encoding ABC transporter permease — protein MTRRLAPAALVVVALLVLWQAAVTVSGVRPQVLPSPLRVVEQGWAFRGVLWENTLPTVAVTVVGFTVSLVVAWALAVAVDFSSWLRRALTPLLVASQTLPVVAIAPLLIIWFGFGLLPKVLVIALVTFFPIAVGLIEGFAATDRSATALLRSMGASRWQRFRYVRLPGAMPSFFTALRIAITYAVTGAIFAEYVGARAGLGIFMQLQKNQFRTDLVLAAVAVTAVLSVALFGLTFLVQRLVTPWYRGDHR, from the coding sequence GTGACCCGGCGGCTCGCCCCCGCGGCCCTGGTCGTGGTCGCGCTGCTGGTGCTCTGGCAGGCCGCGGTGACGGTCTCCGGCGTCCGCCCGCAGGTGCTGCCCTCGCCGCTGCGGGTCGTCGAGCAGGGCTGGGCGTTCCGCGGGGTGCTGTGGGAGAACACGCTGCCGACCGTCGCGGTGACCGTCGTCGGGTTCACGGTGTCCCTCGTCGTCGCGTGGGCCCTCGCCGTCGCCGTCGACTTCTCCTCGTGGCTGCGCCGGGCGCTGACCCCGCTGCTGGTGGCCTCGCAGACGCTGCCGGTGGTCGCGATCGCCCCGCTGCTGATCATCTGGTTCGGGTTCGGGTTGCTGCCGAAGGTGCTGGTGATCGCGCTGGTCACGTTCTTCCCGATCGCCGTCGGGCTGATCGAGGGCTTCGCCGCGACCGACCGGTCGGCCACGGCGCTGCTGCGGTCGATGGGCGCGAGCCGCTGGCAGCGGTTCCGCTACGTGCGGCTGCCCGGGGCGATGCCGTCGTTCTTCACGGCGCTGCGGATCGCGATCACCTACGCGGTCACCGGGGCGATCTTCGCCGAGTACGTCGGTGCCCGGGCCGGTCTGGGCATCTTCATGCAGCTGCAGAAGAACCAGTTCCGGACCGACCTGGTGCTGGCCGCGGTCGCGGTGACGGCGGTGCTGTCGGTCGCCCTGTTCGGCCTGACGTTCCTGGTGCAGCGCCTGGTCACCCCCTGGTACCGGGGTGATCACCGGTGA
- a CDS encoding SAM-dependent methyltransferase produces the protein MSTPPDHDDPAAFWEAVYTGRDPGAVPRVNPRLAELAAGLAPGDALDLGCGPGGDTLWLAERGWRVTAVDIAGAATDALAARAVTAGLTDRVRAERHDLAATFPAGRFDLVSAMYFQTPFELPRDRVLRTAVEALRPGGLLLLVDHGSTAPWSWNQDPDTHFPTPEEVFAGIGPAPVTVVRADRPTRTATGPGGQTAEVVDHVLVLRRDG, from the coding sequence ATGAGCACACCACCCGACCACGACGATCCCGCCGCCTTCTGGGAGGCGGTCTACACCGGCCGCGACCCCGGCGCGGTGCCGCGGGTCAATCCCCGGCTGGCGGAGCTGGCCGCCGGCCTGGCCCCCGGCGACGCCCTCGACCTCGGCTGCGGACCGGGCGGGGACACGCTGTGGCTGGCCGAGCGCGGCTGGCGGGTCACCGCCGTCGACATCGCCGGGGCCGCGACCGACGCGCTCGCGGCCCGGGCGGTCACGGCCGGGCTCACCGACCGGGTGCGGGCCGAACGGCACGACCTGGCGGCGACGTTCCCGGCCGGTCGCTTCGACCTGGTGTCGGCGATGTACTTCCAGACCCCGTTCGAGCTGCCCCGGGACCGGGTACTGCGGACGGCGGTCGAGGCGCTGCGCCCCGGCGGCCTGCTCCTGCTGGTCGACCACGGGTCGACGGCGCCCTGGTCCTGGAACCAGGACCCGGACACCCACTTCCCCACCCCGGAGGAGGTGTTCGCCGGGATCGGGCCGGCGCCGGTGACCGTGGTGCGCGCCGACCGGCCGACCCGGACGGCGACCGGTCCCGGCGGGCAGACCGCCGAGGTCGTCGACCACGTGCTGGTGCTGCGCCGGGACGGCTGA
- a CDS encoding haloacid dehalogenase type II: protein MAISTVVFDVNETLSDLRPLARRFAALGAPEWLGDLWFASTLREGVALAAGGELRTFAEIGTATAADLLHRHGVPDPDDGARQVLEAFTALPLHPDVGPGVATLQAAWLRLVTLSNGATTVAGRLLGDHGLRDAFDLVLSVEDAGVWKPAPAAYGYALRRCGIDPSEAVMVAVHPWDLHGAARAGMATAWVDRSGGTYPAHLTAPTFTVAALPDLAARLA from the coding sequence ATGGCCATCTCGACCGTGGTGTTCGACGTCAACGAGACACTCTCCGACCTCCGGCCGCTGGCCCGGCGGTTCGCCGCACTCGGCGCACCGGAGTGGCTCGGCGACCTGTGGTTCGCGAGCACGCTGCGCGAGGGTGTCGCGCTCGCGGCCGGCGGTGAGCTGCGCACCTTCGCCGAGATCGGGACGGCCACGGCGGCGGACCTGCTGCACCGGCACGGCGTGCCCGACCCGGACGACGGCGCGCGGCAGGTGCTGGAGGCGTTCACCGCGCTGCCGCTGCACCCCGACGTCGGGCCGGGCGTCGCGACGCTGCAGGCCGCCTGGCTGCGCCTGGTCACCCTGTCCAACGGGGCCACCACGGTGGCCGGACGGCTCCTCGGCGACCACGGCCTGCGCGACGCGTTCGACCTGGTCCTGTCGGTCGAGGACGCCGGGGTCTGGAAACCCGCGCCCGCGGCCTACGGGTACGCGCTGCGCCGGTGCGGGATCGACCCGTCCGAGGCGGTCATGGTGGCCGTGCACCCGTGGGACCTGCACGGCGCGGCCCGGGCGGGCATGGCGACGGCGTGGGTCGACCGCTCCGGCGGCACCTACCCCGCGCACCTGACGGCGCCGACGTTCACCGTCGCGGCGCTGCCGGACCTGGCCGCCCGCCTGGCCTGA
- a CDS encoding ATP-binding cassette domain-containing protein, protein MAEPILSLRGVNKSFGAVRVLHGVDLSVRAGEVTALVGDNGAGKSTLVKCVAGIHPIDDGEIVFDGAPVTLNAPTDAARLGIEVVYQDLALADNLDIVQNMFLGRERGRPWMLDEASMEQAARDTLASLSVRTVTSVRTPVASLSGGQRQTVAIAKSVLWDSRVVLLDEPTAALGVAQTRQVLDLVRRLAEQGLAVVLISHNMADVFEVSDRVACLYLGRMVAEVPTSEVDHSQVVQLITAGRSGELGLARPESAAV, encoded by the coding sequence ATGGCCGAACCGATCCTGTCCCTGCGCGGGGTGAACAAGAGCTTCGGCGCCGTGCGGGTCCTGCACGGAGTCGACCTGTCGGTCCGCGCCGGAGAGGTCACCGCACTCGTCGGCGACAACGGGGCGGGCAAGTCCACCCTGGTCAAGTGCGTCGCCGGCATCCACCCGATCGACGACGGCGAGATCGTCTTCGACGGCGCCCCGGTCACGCTGAACGCCCCGACCGACGCGGCACGGCTCGGCATCGAGGTCGTCTACCAGGATCTCGCGCTCGCCGACAACCTCGACATCGTCCAGAACATGTTCCTCGGCCGCGAACGCGGCCGCCCGTGGATGCTCGACGAGGCGTCCATGGAGCAGGCGGCGCGGGACACCCTCGCGTCGCTGTCGGTGCGCACCGTGACCTCGGTCCGCACCCCGGTCGCGTCGCTGTCCGGCGGGCAGCGGCAGACCGTCGCGATCGCGAAGTCGGTGCTGTGGGACTCGCGCGTCGTGCTGCTCGACGAGCCGACCGCGGCTCTCGGCGTCGCCCAGACCCGCCAGGTGCTCGACCTGGTGCGCCGGCTCGCCGAGCAGGGGCTCGCGGTCGTCCTGATCAGCCACAACATGGCCGACGTCTTCGAGGTCTCGGACCGCGTCGCCTGCCTGTACCTCGGCCGGATGGTCGCCGAGGTGCCGACGTCGGAGGTCGACCACTCCCAGGTCGTGCAGCTGATCACCGCCGGGCGCTCCGGCGAGCTGGGCCTGGCCCGGCCCGAGTCGGCGGCCGTCTAG
- a CDS encoding sugar ABC transporter permease, translating to MTDRSPAPEREQHPAAPATEPTDATEEPRSAAQRANPANRAADFGIDTTARSTGEAVVAYLKGLRAGELGSLPALLGLAALFVLFTVLDSGGTFASLLNLANLLQQGAGPTIIAMGLVFVLLTGEIDLAAGTASGLAAALMALHLVNDGNVLGATGTVVFVLLVIVMVVAAGLAALVRVWAGTVVSLLTAAVLVIGVPATPWTVMGIAVGVGVVIGCLTGFLVARVGMPSFVVTLALFITWQGVILQLIGDGGTLALRDPLINAVANGNLSVPASWVLFVVGASAYAVIQLVRQRSRLRGGLVARPTGLVLIKIGAVVVLGGLATFALTQDRSPGVIAIAGVPYVVPLVLVLLVLGTWVLDRTRFGRHVYAVGGNREAARRAGIDVVRIRASVFVIATAFAAVGAIVYSSKIGSVNPAAGGGNTLLFAVGAAVIGGTSLFGGRGRISNAVIGGTVLATVQNGLGLLKQPAAVVFVVTGLVLLLAAAVDVLSRRRSAATGR from the coding sequence GTGACCGACCGGTCACCCGCACCGGAGCGCGAGCAGCACCCCGCCGCGCCCGCCACCGAGCCCACCGACGCCACCGAGGAACCGCGCAGCGCGGCGCAGCGGGCGAACCCCGCGAACCGGGCCGCGGACTTCGGCATCGACACCACCGCCCGCAGCACCGGTGAGGCGGTCGTCGCCTACCTGAAGGGGCTGCGCGCCGGGGAGCTGGGCTCGCTGCCCGCGCTGCTCGGCCTGGCGGCGCTGTTCGTGCTGTTCACCGTGCTGGACTCCGGCGGCACCTTCGCCAGCCTGCTCAACCTGGCCAACCTGCTCCAGCAGGGCGCCGGCCCGACGATCATCGCGATGGGCCTGGTCTTCGTCCTGCTCACCGGCGAGATCGACCTGGCGGCGGGCACCGCGTCCGGGCTCGCCGCGGCGCTGATGGCGCTGCACCTGGTCAACGACGGCAACGTCCTCGGCGCGACCGGCACCGTCGTGTTCGTGCTGCTGGTGATCGTGATGGTCGTGGCGGCCGGGCTCGCGGCGCTGGTCCGGGTGTGGGCCGGCACCGTCGTCAGCCTGCTGACGGCCGCGGTGCTGGTGATCGGCGTCCCGGCGACGCCGTGGACGGTGATGGGGATCGCGGTCGGTGTCGGCGTCGTGATCGGCTGCCTCACCGGTTTCCTGGTCGCCCGGGTCGGGATGCCGTCCTTCGTGGTCACCCTGGCCCTGTTCATCACCTGGCAGGGCGTGATCCTGCAGCTGATCGGGGACGGCGGCACGCTGGCCCTGCGCGACCCGCTGATCAACGCGGTGGCCAACGGCAACCTGTCGGTCCCGGCCTCCTGGGTACTGTTCGTCGTGGGCGCAAGCGCTTACGCGGTGATCCAGCTGGTCCGTCAGCGGTCCCGGCTGCGCGGTGGCCTGGTGGCCAGGCCGACCGGCCTGGTGCTGATCAAGATCGGGGCGGTGGTCGTGCTGGGCGGGCTGGCCACCTTCGCGCTGACCCAGGACCGCTCGCCGGGGGTGATCGCGATCGCCGGGGTGCCCTACGTGGTGCCGCTGGTGCTCGTCCTGCTGGTGCTGGGCACCTGGGTGCTGGACCGGACCCGGTTCGGCCGGCACGTGTACGCGGTCGGCGGGAACCGGGAGGCGGCCCGGCGGGCCGGGATCGACGTCGTCCGCATCCGGGCGTCGGTGTTCGTCATCGCGACGGCGTTCGCGGCGGTCGGCGCCATCGTCTACTCCTCGAAGATCGGGTCGGTGAACCCGGCGGCCGGTGGCGGCAACACGCTGCTGTTCGCCGTCGGTGCCGCGGTGATCGGCGGGACCTCGCTGTTCGGCGGGCGCGGCCGGATCTCGAACGCGGTCATCGGTGGCACCGTGCTGGCGACCGTGCAGAACGGACTGGGCCTGCTCAAGCAGCCGGCCGCCGTCGTGTTCGTCGTGACCGGTCTGGTGCTGCTGCTGGCCGCGGCCGTCGACGTGCTGTCCCGGCGACGCTCGGCGGCCACCGGGCGATAG
- a CDS encoding cobalt-precorrin-6A reductase: protein MSAPRTVLVLGGTTEGRAAAAALAGRPGIRVVSSLAGAVRSPRLPDGEIRIGGFGGAEGLAGYLRAERVGAVLDATHPFAAGITANAVTACRAAGVGLVVLRRPGWAEGPGDRWHRTGSVATAAALLPALLPGTAGRVLLTTGRGGLAHFAGVDAGFWIRAVDPPAPPLPARHTVLLGRGPFDLDAERALFAGVRPDVLVTKDSGGEATAPKLVAARERGVPVVVVDRPPLPAGVDRADVVPDLPAALARVFASPAPR from the coding sequence GTGAGCGCTCCCCGCACGGTGCTCGTCCTCGGCGGTACCACCGAGGGCCGCGCCGCCGCAGCCGCGCTGGCCGGGCGTCCCGGGATCCGGGTGGTGTCGTCGCTGGCCGGGGCGGTGCGCAGCCCGCGGCTGCCGGACGGGGAGATCCGGATCGGCGGTTTCGGCGGTGCGGAGGGGCTCGCCGGTTACCTGCGCGCCGAGCGGGTCGGAGCGGTGCTGGACGCGACGCACCCGTTCGCGGCCGGGATCACCGCGAACGCCGTCACCGCCTGCCGGGCGGCCGGGGTGGGGCTGGTCGTGCTGCGCCGCCCGGGCTGGGCCGAGGGTCCGGGGGACCGCTGGCACCGCACCGGGTCGGTCGCGACGGCAGCGGCCCTGCTGCCCGCACTGCTGCCCGGCACCGCGGGGCGGGTGCTGCTCACGACCGGCCGCGGCGGGCTCGCCCACTTCGCCGGCGTCGACGCCGGATTCTGGATCCGCGCGGTCGACCCGCCGGCACCGCCGCTGCCCGCCCGGCACACGGTGCTGCTCGGCCGGGGCCCGTTCGATCTCGACGCCGAGCGTGCGCTGTTCGCCGGGGTCCGGCCGGACGTGCTGGTCACCAAGGACTCCGGTGGGGAGGCGACCGCGCCGAAGCTGGTGGCGGCCCGGGAGCGCGGCGTGCCCGTTGTGGTGGTCGACCGGCCGCCGCTGCCCGCGGGCGTGGATCGTGCCGACGTCGTGCCGGACCTGCCCGCGGCACTGGCCCGGGTGTTCGCGAGCCCTGCTCCCCGGTAA